A window of the Miscanthus floridulus cultivar M001 chromosome 14, ASM1932011v1, whole genome shotgun sequence genome harbors these coding sequences:
- the LOC136503493 gene encoding uncharacterized protein has protein sequence MSHNPKTARLSTAGYRALFTPRAPQAEKEIVIISNDEEMTTPTPAPPPTPAVAPVYPAVATPEESSATSPTHVPSPAVPVVDEEIGWKCKYYFKPAPETAYYHTLLTHVLDDYYPNLHASISYHCVEYQHPLEATFWKVELVVTAWNDIKNGHEVETVHRATARRAHALDGMEGAAQDAYIYYHGRRFEAMREDRFRFLPRNDQEGVWQVLAPPESDPTLEATVQHVHAMQGVDEEVKGELRASQRAERRLQKQVDELRAQLGQPPIYKKKRRSFTMIDTVP, from the coding sequence atgtctcataacccaaaGACCGCtcgcctcagcactgctggctaccgtgccttgttcaccccacgtgctccacaggcggagaaggagattgtgatcatctctaaCGATGAGGAGATGactaccccgacacctgcacctcctcctactccagctgttgcaCCGGTCTATCCTGCTGTAGCTACACCcgaggagtcatcagctacttcacctacacatgtgccatccccagctgtccctgtggtggatgaggagataggctggaagtgcaagtactacttcaagccagcccctgagacggcctactaccacaccctcctcacccatGTGCTAGATGACTACTACCCCAATCTGCACGCCTCCATTAGCTATCATTGTgtagagtaccagcatcctttggaggcaaccttttggaaggtagagctggttgtcactgcttggaatgacattaagaatggacatgaggtggagactgtccaccgtgccactgccaggagggcccatgcattggatggcatggaaggtgcagcgcaggacgcctacatctactaccatggtcgtcgctttgaggccatgagggaggatcgttttaggtttcttcctcgcaatgatcaagagggtgtttggcaggtcttggcaccaccagagagtgacccaactctagaagcaacagtgcagcatgtccatgccatgcagggggtggatgaagaagtcaagggagagctgcgtgcatcacagagggccgagagacgcctccagaagcaagttgatgaactacgtgctcaacttgggcagccaccgatctacaagaagaagcgccggtcgttcaccatgattgacaccgtcCCATAG